In a genomic window of Mucilaginibacter sp. KACC 22063:
- a CDS encoding single-stranded DNA-binding protein: MTAFLDLPPAKGLNMAEQVPLRTGFLLNAVLHVLAVKKEASIMCKAKVLLIDDDSQFLEIMQAVNQYLSSEINVVIQMAEKLRRLFLHSLVNMNNNNGGINKVFLVGQISRTPRWHKSDQNGTVLCFVLTTLETHQQKGNKIEQTEEHIIKIPEHRLEEELKLGQLLHIEGKLQTTCFVDEQSVRRYKTEVIVNKANVLG; this comes from the coding sequence ATGACGGCCTTTCTTGATCTGCCGCCTGCAAAAGGATTAAACATGGCGGAGCAGGTGCCTTTGCGCACAGGCTTTTTATTGAATGCAGTTTTACATGTGCTTGCGGTAAAAAAAGAAGCTTCGATAATGTGCAAAGCAAAGGTTTTGCTGATAGACGATGATTCGCAGTTTTTAGAGATCATGCAGGCTGTAAATCAGTATTTATCCAGTGAAATTAACGTAGTTATACAGATGGCGGAAAAATTACGTCGATTATTTTTACATTCTTTAGTTAATATGAATAATAATAATGGTGGAATAAACAAAGTGTTTTTAGTCGGTCAGATCAGCCGCACGCCCCGTTGGCATAAGAGCGATCAGAATGGTACCGTACTTTGTTTTGTGCTGACAACGCTTGAAACTCATCAGCAAAAAGGCAATAAGATTGAGCAAACAGAAGAACATATAATTAAAATACCTGAGCATCGCTTAGAAGAAGAATTAAAGCTGGGGCAATTGCTGCATATTGAGGGAAAGTTGCAAACCACTTGTTTTGTAGACGAACAATCTGTACGCCGCTACAAAACCGAAGTAATTGTCAACAAAGCAAATGTATTAGGATAG
- a CDS encoding response regulator transcription factor yields MIRILIADDHQVVRRGLRQVLEQEADFEVVGDVSSGLGILQLLENGVEADVLLTDLSMPVMDGFELAQNITSKYPHLEIILLTIQEEESYVQQAFQAGVRSYLFKTAHEEEVVFAIRQVARHQPYLCAGLSDKVIKRMAKSTDLKVAMAADVEFSEREMEVLRLIAAGYTNEEAAEKLFTSRRTVEGHRQSMIDKTGSKNSLALVSFAMRHGLLS; encoded by the coding sequence ATGATACGTATATTGATAGCTGATGACCACCAGGTAGTACGCCGCGGCTTGCGACAGGTATTGGAGCAGGAAGCTGACTTTGAAGTAGTGGGAGACGTTTCAAGCGGCCTCGGAATTCTTCAACTTTTAGAAAATGGCGTTGAGGCAGATGTATTGCTCACGGACCTTAGCATGCCTGTAATGGATGGATTTGAATTAGCTCAAAATATCACATCAAAATATCCACATTTAGAGATTATACTGCTTACGATTCAGGAAGAGGAAAGCTATGTTCAGCAAGCTTTTCAGGCGGGTGTAAGGAGTTACCTTTTTAAAACAGCACATGAAGAAGAGGTTGTATTTGCTATCAGGCAAGTGGCGCGTCACCAACCTTATCTTTGCGCAGGATTATCCGATAAAGTGATTAAACGCATGGCAAAATCAACGGATTTAAAAGTTGCGATGGCGGCTGACGTCGAGTTTTCTGAACGAGAAATGGAAGTGTTACGCCTGATAGCAGCTGGTTACACAAATGAGGAAGCGGCCGAAAAACTTTTCACCAGCAGGCGTACAGTGGAGGGGCACCGCCAGTCCATGATCGATAAAACAGGAAGTAAAAATTCGTTGGCCCTCGTCTCTTTTGCCATGCGGCATGGCTTATTATCCTGA
- a CDS encoding NAD(P)H-binding protein, producing the protein MNIVITGSIGHIGKPLTAILVQKGHHVTVITSKAERIPAIEALGAKAAAGTFFDADFLANTFNGADIVYLMEAWEGIGSIFDNNVDFIAAFETIGNNYRTAVERSGVKKVIHLSSIGAHTDQGTGSLYLHHKVECILSQLPGDVAIKFMRPVGFYSNLFRNLDSIKKQQAIISTYGGDRKEPWVAAEDIAEAIAEEMELPFAGRTVRYLASDEVSPNEVAGILGEAIGVPGLQWKVIPQAQMLDGMLNAGMNEWIAKGFVDMQTAQGSGSLYEDMYRSKPQFGKTKFRDFAREFAKVYHQK; encoded by the coding sequence ATGAATATCGTAATCACCGGCTCTATAGGCCATATCGGAAAACCACTTACAGCTATACTCGTCCAAAAAGGACATCATGTTACTGTTATTACCAGCAAAGCGGAGCGCATCCCCGCGATAGAAGCCCTCGGAGCGAAGGCGGCGGCAGGAACCTTCTTTGACGCAGATTTTCTTGCCAACACTTTCAACGGCGCTGATATCGTTTACCTGATGGAAGCCTGGGAAGGCATCGGCAGTATATTTGACAACAACGTAGACTTTATTGCAGCCTTTGAGACCATAGGCAATAATTACAGAACAGCAGTAGAACGTTCAGGTGTAAAAAAGGTCATTCACTTAAGCAGTATCGGCGCTCATACCGATCAGGGTACCGGCAGCCTGTATCTTCATCATAAAGTAGAATGCATCCTTAGCCAGCTGCCGGGAGATGTAGCCATAAAATTCATGCGGCCGGTAGGTTTTTACAGTAACTTATTCCGAAACCTCGATTCCATAAAAAAACAACAAGCAATCATCTCCACCTACGGCGGTGACCGCAAAGAGCCCTGGGTAGCTGCGGAGGATATCGCAGAAGCTATTGCCGAAGAAATGGAACTACCCTTTGCGGGTAGAACTGTGCGCTACCTCGCCAGTGACGAAGTATCGCCCAATGAAGTTGCCGGCATACTGGGTGAAGCCATCGGCGTTCCGGGGCTGCAATGGAAGGTTATCCCCCAAGCGCAAATGTTGGACGGTATGTTAAATGCCGGCATGAATGAGTGGATTGCCAAAGGCTTTGTGGACATGCAGACTGCACAAGGAAGCGGTTCTTTATATGAAGATATGTACCGCAGCAAGCCGCAATTCGGCAAAACCAAGTTCAGGGATTTCGCCCGTGAATTCGCAAAAGTTTATCACCAAAAATAA
- a CDS encoding SDR family oxidoreductase, producing the protein MKKVLITGANKGIGLETARQLLQQGYYVYLGSRTKENGNAALNQLKADGLDQAEVIELDVTSDQSVKAARAAIGSKTAVLDVLINNAGINGGFPQSSLEASADQYKAVFDTNLYGVVRVTQAFIDLLRKSPEPRIVNVSSSGSSLTLHSDPTWKYYDHKAALYPSSKAALNMYTIDLAYRLKDTPFKVNAVCPGFVATDFNGHLGTGSVQEGGSRIARYAMIGPDGPTGKFLAHEYNPETGDTPW; encoded by the coding sequence ATGAAAAAAGTATTGATCACCGGTGCCAATAAAGGTATCGGATTAGAAACCGCACGCCAGTTATTACAACAAGGCTATTATGTATACCTGGGCAGCAGAACAAAAGAAAACGGCAATGCCGCGCTTAATCAATTAAAAGCTGATGGCCTGGATCAGGCAGAGGTCATCGAACTTGATGTAACGAGCGACCAGTCAGTTAAAGCTGCGAGAGCAGCCATCGGAAGCAAGACAGCCGTACTTGACGTACTAATTAACAACGCGGGTATTAACGGGGGCTTCCCGCAGTCTTCCCTCGAAGCAAGTGCCGACCAGTATAAAGCGGTATTTGATACTAATCTGTATGGGGTGGTAAGGGTAACCCAGGCATTCATTGACCTGCTGAGGAAGTCACCTGAACCCCGCATTGTCAATGTATCTTCCAGCGGCAGTTCACTTACCCTGCATAGTGACCCCACATGGAAGTATTATGATCATAAAGCAGCACTGTACCCATCATCAAAAGCAGCATTGAATATGTATACGATTGATCTGGCTTACCGTTTGAAAGATACGCCGTTTAAGGTAAACGCGGTGTGTCCCGGTTTTGTAGCGACAGATTTTAATGGTCATCTTGGTACCGGCAGTGTTCAGGAAGGTGGCAGCCGTATAGCAAGATATGCGATGATCGGCCCTGACGGCCCCACAGGAAAATTCCTTGCCCATGAATATAACCCTGAAACGGGTGATACACCATGGTAA
- a CDS encoding helix-turn-helix domain-containing protein, with product MKKGEASLHKLHSLTDFHRMFGLPAPRHPLVSFINIADMRYEPGALPSSLIMDFYKVAYKNNLCGRAKYGQDYYDFGEGGLVYTSPGQVFESPVGSPTEGYMLLFHPDLLLSYQLANTIRSFGYFSYAANEALHVSEQEKKIIMKVFDIIDEELNGRIDDFSQDVIISQIELLLNYSNRFYKRQFITRKAVVNEQLLKIEQIIDAYLNDDKAVSQGLPSVQYLADQVNLSPGYLSDMLRTLTGQNAQQLIQHKLIEKAKELLSTTERSVAEIAYQLGFEHPQSFTRLFSNKVKMSPVVFRHSFN from the coding sequence ATGAAAAAGGGAGAAGCGTCATTGCATAAACTACACTCATTGACAGACTTTCACCGGATGTTTGGGCTGCCAGCGCCCAGGCATCCGCTGGTAAGTTTTATCAATATCGCGGATATGCGTTATGAGCCCGGAGCGCTGCCTTCATCATTGATTATGGATTTTTACAAGGTTGCTTACAAGAATAACCTTTGCGGCAGGGCCAAATATGGCCAGGATTACTATGATTTCGGCGAAGGCGGCCTGGTGTATACTTCGCCCGGGCAGGTCTTCGAAAGCCCGGTGGGATCGCCTACTGAAGGGTATATGTTACTGTTCCACCCGGACTTATTATTATCTTATCAGCTGGCAAATACGATCAGATCCTTTGGTTACTTCTCTTATGCGGCGAATGAAGCGCTGCATGTTTCCGAGCAGGAAAAGAAAATCATCATGAAGGTGTTCGATATTATTGATGAAGAGTTAAACGGCCGTATAGATGACTTCAGCCAGGATGTGATCATTTCACAAATCGAGCTTTTGCTGAATTATAGCAACCGCTTCTATAAACGTCAGTTCATTACGCGCAAGGCGGTAGTGAATGAACAATTGCTTAAGATAGAACAGATAATCGATGCTTATTTAAATGACGACAAAGCAGTGTCACAGGGCTTACCGAGCGTTCAATACCTGGCTGACCAGGTAAATCTTTCACCAGGCTATTTAAGTGATATGTTACGCACGCTGACCGGCCAGAATGCGCAGCAGCTGATACAGCATAAATTGATCGAGAAAGCTAAAGAACTGTTGTCAACTACGGAACGTTCTGTAGCGGAGATCGCTTACCAGTTAGGATTTGAACATCCGCAGTCCTTTACGCGTCTCTTTTCAAACAAAGTAAAAATGTCTCCTGTGGTATTCAGACATTCTTTTAATTGA
- a CDS encoding efflux RND transporter permease subunit translates to MLNHIIAFSVRNKLIIGLFVIALIGYGSYQLTRLPIDAVPDITNNQVQVITVAPSFGATDIERLVTYPIEQANSNISGLKEIRSFSRFGLSLVTIVFDDVTDIYWARQQVSERLQKVQSQIPSGIGTPELGPVSTGLGEIYQYVVRPKKGYAGKYNETDLRTIQDWIVRRQLLGVKGVAEVSSFGGKLKQYSIEVDPNKLFSHNLTITDVFKALENNNQNTGGAYIEKGPTVLYIRSQGLIGSIEDINNTVIKTTTGGSPIFIRDVADVKIGYATRFGAMCYNDEGEVAGAVVMMLKGANSSEVIKNVKARIVQIQKTMPEGVVIEPFLDRTKMVNNAIGTVEHNLLEGALIVVFVLVLFLGNFRAGLLVASVIPLAMLFAIIMMNLFGVSGNLMSLGALDFGLIVDGAVIIVEAVMHTLSHSKQFKSIGTLEQDDMDKEVNSAASKMMNSAVFGQIIILVVYLPIFTLQGIEGKMFKPMAQTVAFALLGAFILSLTYNPYDECSLSEQEDKAPTEHFRQADG, encoded by the coding sequence ATGTTAAACCATATTATCGCTTTTTCCGTAAGGAATAAGCTGATCATCGGGCTTTTTGTCATTGCCCTGATTGGCTATGGAAGCTACCAGCTTACCAGGCTTCCCATTGATGCCGTACCTGATATAACCAACAACCAGGTACAGGTTATTACCGTGGCCCCGTCATTCGGAGCTACGGATATCGAACGTTTAGTTACCTACCCCATAGAACAGGCCAATAGTAATATTTCGGGCCTTAAAGAAATCCGCAGCTTTTCCAGGTTCGGCCTTTCACTGGTCACTATCGTATTTGACGATGTCACCGATATTTATTGGGCGCGGCAGCAGGTGTCCGAGCGTTTACAAAAAGTACAAAGCCAGATACCTTCCGGTATCGGCACACCCGAGCTGGGCCCGGTAAGTACAGGGCTGGGCGAAATTTATCAATATGTGGTGCGCCCTAAAAAAGGCTACGCAGGTAAATACAACGAAACAGACCTGCGTACCATACAGGACTGGATCGTCCGCCGCCAGCTTCTGGGTGTTAAAGGCGTGGCCGAGGTAAGCAGTTTTGGCGGCAAACTGAAGCAATATTCCATCGAGGTTGATCCTAATAAATTGTTTTCGCACAATCTGACGATTACCGATGTATTCAAAGCACTGGAGAATAACAACCAGAACACCGGAGGTGCTTATATCGAAAAAGGACCGACTGTGCTCTACATCCGCAGCCAGGGATTGATCGGTAGTATAGAAGACATCAATAATACGGTGATCAAAACCACCACCGGCGGATCACCTATTTTTATCAGAGACGTAGCTGATGTTAAAATAGGCTACGCTACCCGGTTTGGTGCGATGTGTTATAATGACGAAGGTGAAGTTGCCGGTGCAGTGGTAATGATGCTGAAAGGCGCCAACAGCAGCGAAGTGATTAAAAATGTAAAGGCGCGCATCGTACAGATCCAGAAAACCATGCCCGAAGGCGTGGTGATCGAGCCATTCCTGGACCGGACCAAAATGGTGAACAATGCGATCGGTACGGTAGAGCATAACCTGCTGGAAGGCGCACTGATTGTGGTATTTGTGCTGGTATTGTTCCTCGGCAATTTCAGGGCCGGGTTGCTCGTCGCTTCCGTAATTCCACTGGCCATGTTGTTTGCCATCATCATGATGAACCTGTTTGGCGTAAGCGGTAACCTGATGAGCCTGGGGGCGCTGGATTTTGGTTTGATTGTAGACGGGGCCGTTATTATTGTAGAAGCGGTTATGCACACGCTTAGCCACAGTAAACAATTTAAAAGTATTGGAACCCTGGAACAGGATGATATGGACAAGGAGGTAAACAGCGCTGCCAGCAAGATGATGAACAGCGCCGTATTTGGCCAGATCATTATCCTGGTGGTGTATCTGCCTATCTTCACTTTACAGGGCATTGAAGGTAAAATGTTTAAGCCTATGGCACAAACGGTAGCATTTGCTTTATTGGGCGCTTTTATTTTATCTCTTACCTATAATCCCTATGATGAGTGCAGTCTTTCTGAGCAAGAAGATAAAGCACCAACCGAACATTTCAGACAGGCTGATGGCTAA
- a CDS encoding CusA/CzcA family heavy metal efflux RND transporter: MMSAVFLSKKIKHQPNISDRLMAKVEKAYQSGLNRIIAFPKIVLLAVIGLFLFSAYVLTTLGGEFIPALEEGDFAVDTRVLTGSSLHTTITNTQKAAHILKTQFPEVEKVVTKIGSGEVPTDPMPMDASDMMVILKPKDEWTSAKTFNELSEKMGRALQAVPGVTAGFQFPVQMRFNELMTGARQDVVCKIFGEDLDTLAVYANKLGKIINTVEGAKNLYVEAVAGMPQIIINYNRSAIAQYNLNITDINKVVNTALAGQSTGTVFEGEKRFDVVVRISGEQKKDLKDIQNLLIPTPGGTQVPLYQLADVQIKDGPNQIQREDAKRRIVVGFNVRGRDVQTIVNELQARVDQQLKFPAGYYVTYGGAFENLNAAKQRLMIAVPVSLLLIFLLLYFAFNSIRQGLLIYSAIPLSAIGGILFLALRGMPFSISAGVGFIALFGVAVLNGIVLISEFNQLKKEGMTDLKRIVLMGTKVRLRPVLMTAFVASLGFFPMAISNGAGAEVQRPLATVVIGGLLIATFLTLFVLPVLYIMFEKGFKMVLGKKTTTMLSIFLLTMIGQASNAQTPITLKAAIDTALKNNLQAKHEQLKAKYQQMLMGTSANISQATLFGEAGQINSSYTDTKFGLSQAFNFPTVYSRQKELLKADWKNSVLSAAVNEAQLKKQVSQVYYALVYTEQKKQLLKHTDSLYLGFYKKAELRLAKGETNILEKTSAETLLGQVQMQLNQLKEDEALLQLQFQLLLNSTKVFTTTGASHKLSLIAMDDSLNLKEHPAVKLIAQQQQIADAAIRVEKSRLLPDLTIGYNNTSIKGIGADNKLYNGANRFNSVQVGIGIPIFAGAQKARISSARVNKQLAESNLALTVQNITSAYRAADLQYQKYLRAVSYFEGKPLKNAELITNTANQQIAAGNINYLEWVQLVNQAIAIKNDYLEAVRNLNEAVIQLNYFSNN; the protein is encoded by the coding sequence ATGATGAGTGCAGTCTTTCTGAGCAAGAAGATAAAGCACCAACCGAACATTTCAGACAGGCTGATGGCTAAAGTAGAAAAAGCATACCAGTCAGGCCTTAACCGTATCATCGCTTTTCCGAAAATCGTATTGTTAGCTGTTATCGGCCTGTTCCTATTTTCGGCCTATGTTTTAACCACACTAGGCGGCGAGTTTATCCCGGCGCTGGAAGAAGGTGATTTTGCCGTTGATACCCGCGTACTAACGGGCAGCAGTCTGCATACAACTATCACTAATACCCAAAAAGCAGCCCATATCTTAAAAACACAGTTCCCTGAAGTAGAAAAAGTGGTCACCAAAATTGGCAGTGGCGAGGTGCCCACCGACCCTATGCCGATGGATGCCAGCGATATGATGGTGATCCTGAAACCCAAGGATGAGTGGACATCAGCCAAAACCTTTAATGAGCTTTCTGAAAAAATGGGCAGGGCTTTGCAGGCTGTTCCGGGTGTTACCGCGGGCTTCCAGTTCCCGGTGCAGATGCGCTTTAACGAGCTGATGACCGGCGCACGCCAGGATGTAGTTTGTAAAATATTCGGCGAAGACCTTGATACCCTTGCGGTTTATGCCAACAAGCTGGGTAAGATCATCAATACGGTTGAGGGTGCTAAAAACCTATATGTGGAGGCAGTTGCGGGTATGCCGCAGATCATCATTAATTATAATCGCAGCGCCATAGCACAGTACAACCTCAATATCACCGATATTAACAAAGTGGTTAACACGGCGCTGGCCGGGCAAAGCACCGGAACCGTGTTTGAAGGCGAAAAGCGCTTTGACGTAGTGGTCAGGATAAGCGGTGAACAGAAAAAAGATCTGAAGGATATTCAAAATTTACTGATCCCGACACCGGGAGGTACGCAAGTCCCTTTGTATCAATTGGCCGACGTGCAGATCAAAGATGGGCCCAACCAGATACAGCGGGAGGATGCTAAACGCCGTATTGTAGTGGGATTTAATGTTCGCGGCAGGGATGTACAAACCATTGTAAACGAGTTGCAGGCCAGGGTGGATCAGCAACTTAAATTCCCGGCGGGGTACTATGTAACCTACGGTGGTGCCTTTGAAAACCTTAATGCTGCCAAACAGCGCCTGATGATCGCGGTGCCGGTTTCGCTACTGCTTATTTTTTTACTGCTGTACTTCGCTTTTAACTCCATCAGGCAGGGATTACTGATCTACTCCGCAATTCCTTTGTCAGCCATCGGGGGTATCCTTTTCCTGGCCCTGCGGGGCATGCCATTCAGTATAAGTGCAGGTGTGGGCTTCATTGCTTTGTTTGGCGTAGCCGTGCTTAACGGCATTGTATTGATCTCTGAGTTTAATCAGTTAAAAAAAGAAGGGATGACCGATTTGAAACGTATCGTGTTAATGGGTACCAAAGTAAGGCTAAGGCCGGTACTCATGACCGCATTTGTAGCCTCGCTGGGATTTTTCCCTATGGCTATCAGTAACGGTGCAGGCGCCGAAGTGCAAAGGCCTTTGGCTACAGTAGTGATAGGCGGGCTGCTGATTGCCACTTTTCTGACTTTATTCGTATTGCCCGTTTTGTACATCATGTTTGAAAAAGGGTTTAAGATGGTACTGGGCAAAAAAACAACCACCATGCTGTCCATTTTTCTGCTGACTATGATAGGCCAGGCATCCAACGCGCAAACACCAATTACACTTAAAGCTGCTATTGATACTGCCTTGAAAAACAATTTGCAGGCGAAACATGAGCAGTTAAAGGCAAAATACCAGCAAATGCTGATGGGCACATCGGCTAACATATCGCAAGCCACCCTGTTTGGCGAGGCGGGGCAGATTAACAGTAGCTATACGGACACTAAGTTTGGCCTATCACAAGCATTCAACTTTCCTACGGTTTACAGCAGGCAAAAGGAACTTTTAAAAGCCGATTGGAAAAACAGTGTATTGAGCGCTGCCGTCAATGAAGCGCAGTTAAAAAAGCAAGTGAGCCAGGTGTACTATGCGCTGGTTTATACAGAACAAAAAAAGCAGCTACTAAAGCATACCGATAGCCTGTACCTGGGGTTTTATAAAAAGGCTGAGTTGCGGCTGGCTAAAGGCGAAACCAATATACTGGAGAAAACCAGCGCCGAAACCTTGCTGGGGCAGGTACAAATGCAATTGAACCAGTTGAAAGAAGATGAAGCCCTTTTGCAATTGCAGTTCCAACTGTTGCTGAATTCTACGAAAGTGTTCACAACAACCGGCGCCAGTCATAAATTAAGTCTGATTGCTATGGATGACAGCCTTAATTTAAAGGAACACCCGGCGGTAAAATTAATAGCACAGCAACAGCAAATTGCGGATGCCGCGATCCGCGTTGAAAAAAGCAGGCTTTTACCTGACCTGACCATCGGCTATAATAATACCAGTATAAAGGGTATCGGAGCTGATAACAAGCTTTATAATGGCGCGAACCGGTTTAATTCGGTGCAGGTGGGCATTGGTATCCCCATTTTCGCCGGTGCCCAAAAAGCCAGGATCAGCAGCGCCCGCGTGAACAAACAGCTGGCAGAGAGTAATCTTGCGCTAACGGTACAAAACATAACATCGGCTTACCGGGCGGCAGACCTCCAATACCAAAAATATCTTCGGGCGGTATCCTATTTTGAAGGCAAACCCTTAAAAAATGCCGAACTGATTACCAATACGGCCAATCAGCAAATTGCGGCCGGCAATATCAACTACCTGGAGTGGGTACAACTGGTTAACCAGGCCATCGCGATCAAAAATGATTACCTGGAGGCTGTTCGCAATCTCAACGAAGCGGTCATACAACTTAACTATTTTTCCAATAACTAA
- a CDS encoding efflux RND transporter periplasmic adaptor subunit, translated as MKSIIYLSAIVLTLSACGDKKPSTATTDKTGNPNIVTLTAAQLENAAISTGKIGQKEISSILKLNGKIDVPPQNMVSISVPLGGYLKSTKLLPGMHVNKGEAIAIIEDQQYIQLQQDYLTAKARIGYLENEYNRQRDLNQSKASSDKVFQQAEAEYRSQQVLISSLAEKLQLIGINARNISAGKISRSVNIYSPISGFVSKVNVNIGKYVSPTEVLFELVNPTDIHLALKVYEKDLDKLYIGQKLVAYTNNQPEKKHNAEILLIGRDLSGDRNADVHCHFENYDKTLVPGTYMNADIQVRNTRAYAISNEAIVQFEGEQYIYKVIGNRQFEMTPVNTGESENGFTEILSPTKDMTSNAVFVTKGAYSLLMMMKNKAE; from the coding sequence ATGAAATCCATCATATATTTATCGGCAATCGTGCTAACCTTATCCGCCTGCGGCGATAAAAAACCGTCAACAGCAACAACGGACAAGACAGGCAATCCTAATATCGTAACGCTTACAGCCGCACAGTTGGAAAATGCGGCTATCAGCACCGGTAAGATCGGGCAAAAGGAAATATCGTCCATATTAAAACTCAACGGTAAGATTGATGTCCCGCCGCAAAACATGGTTTCCATCAGTGTGCCTTTAGGCGGATATTTAAAATCCACCAAATTGTTACCGGGCATGCACGTGAACAAGGGCGAAGCAATTGCGATTATCGAAGATCAGCAATACATCCAGTTACAACAGGATTACCTGACCGCGAAAGCCAGGATAGGCTACCTTGAAAATGAATATAACCGTCAAAGAGACCTTAACCAGAGTAAAGCCAGCAGCGACAAAGTTTTTCAGCAAGCCGAAGCCGAATACAGGAGCCAGCAGGTTTTAATCAGTTCTTTAGCCGAGAAACTACAGCTTATCGGGATCAACGCACGAAACATCAGTGCAGGAAAAATATCGCGGAGTGTGAATATTTATTCGCCGATCAGCGGCTTTGTATCTAAGGTCAATGTTAATATCGGCAAATACGTATCCCCTACTGAAGTACTCTTTGAACTGGTTAACCCTACAGATATTCACCTGGCGCTGAAAGTGTACGAGAAGGATCTGGATAAATTATACATCGGTCAAAAGCTGGTGGCCTATACCAACAATCAGCCTGAAAAAAAGCATAATGCCGAGATATTACTGATCGGCCGTGATCTTTCTGGCGACAGAAACGCGGATGTACACTGTCATTTTGAAAATTATGACAAAACACTGGTGCCCGGTACCTATATGAATGCCGACATACAGGTCAGAAATACTCGGGCTTATGCCATAAGCAACGAAGCCATTGTGCAGTTTGAGGGCGAACAGTATATCTATAAAGTTATTGGGAACCGTCAGTTTGAGATGACTCCGGTAAATACCGGTGAAAGTGAAAATGGGTTTACAGAAATCCTTTCGCCGACAAAAGACATGACCTCGAACGCTGTTTTCGTGACTAAAGGTGCGTATTCGTTATTAATGATGATGAAAAACAAAGCCGAATAA
- a CDS encoding hemin-degrading factor, protein MESTIQTIKAQWDAFKEQNPKVRIRDAAKQLGMSEAELLNTGIDVNVIRLNDRFPELLKEINTLGKVMALTRNDYCVHERKGIYKKASFNGHVGLVVTPDIDLRLFMNYWAFGFAVNESDRYSLQFFDKSGEAVHKIYLIEESDQQAYHNLVKKYTANDQQETLTALPASAPVAELPDHEINVNEFQESWKALQDTHDFHPLLKKHQLTRTQALRLAPEGYAFRLELSTLKTILENAAASGQEIMVFTGSPGCIQIHTGPIVKLVETGPWFNVLDPDFNMHLRMDGINAVWLVKKPTIDGWVHSIEVFDKDGNTIVQFFGKRKPGIPESEGWRTLLTDSTAII, encoded by the coding sequence ATGGAAAGTACGATACAAACGATAAAAGCGCAATGGGATGCTTTTAAAGAACAAAATCCTAAGGTTCGGATCCGCGACGCGGCAAAACAATTAGGTATGAGCGAAGCGGAATTGTTAAATACAGGTATTGACGTAAACGTGATCAGGCTGAATGATCGTTTTCCCGAACTGCTGAAAGAAATAAACACTTTAGGCAAGGTAATGGCCCTGACCCGTAACGACTATTGCGTACATGAGCGAAAAGGCATCTACAAGAAAGCCTCTTTTAACGGCCATGTTGGTCTGGTGGTTACGCCCGATATCGATCTACGTTTATTTATGAACTATTGGGCTTTTGGCTTTGCCGTTAACGAGTCGGACCGCTATAGTCTGCAATTCTTTGATAAAAGCGGCGAGGCGGTGCACAAAATTTATTTGATTGAGGAAAGCGATCAACAAGCTTACCATAATTTGGTAAAAAAATATACAGCAAATGATCAGCAGGAAACGTTAACGGCATTGCCAGCGTCTGCCCCTGTAGCCGAACTACCTGATCACGAGATCAACGTTAATGAGTTTCAGGAAAGTTGGAAAGCATTGCAGGATACGCATGATTTTCATCCCTTATTAAAAAAGCATCAACTCACCCGCACGCAAGCCCTGCGTTTGGCACCAGAGGGATACGCGTTCAGATTAGAGTTAAGTACATTAAAGACCATTCTTGAGAACGCAGCTGCAAGCGGACAAGAAATCATGGTTTTTACCGGCAGTCCGGGTTGCATCCAGATCCATACCGGCCCAATTGTAAAATTGGTAGAAACAGGTCCCTGGTTTAATGTACTTGATCCTGATTTCAATATGCATTTGCGCATGGATGGCATAAATGCCGTTTGGCTGGTTAAAAAGCCGACTATTGATGGCTGGGTACATAGTATCGAAGTATTTGATAAAGATGGTAATACTATCGTCCAGTTTTTTGGTAAGCGTAAGCCCGGCATTCCTGAAAGCGAAGGATGGAGAACCCTGCTTACAGACAGCACTGCTATCATTTAA